Proteins found in one Paenibacillus borealis genomic segment:
- a CDS encoding phosphate ABC transporter substrate-binding protein has product MQFRKSWIMALALTSVVALSACGNNGGNNAATNNGGNAAATNTQNSSGAELSGSILASGSTALQPLVEQVAEKFMDANAGVDIQVQGGGSGTGLTQVAEKQVDIGNSDVFAEEKLKDADAEKAAALVDHQVAVVAIAAVSNPDAGVDTLTKQQLIDIFTGKITNWSEVGGADQAIQIINRPASSGTRATFESFALGTKTEDLPGSIQEDSSGTVKKIIGETPGAIGYLALSYLDDSVKTLSYDGVEPSVDNVIAGKYPVWAYEHMYTNGEPNETVKAFLDYFLTDEVQTGDVVELGYIPASQMQVSRDVAGTVTAK; this is encoded by the coding sequence ATGCAATTCAGAAAATCTTGGATCATGGCTTTGGCATTAACAAGCGTAGTAGCACTTTCGGCATGTGGCAACAACGGGGGAAATAATGCGGCAACCAATAACGGAGGCAATGCAGCTGCAACAAATACACAAAACAGCAGCGGTGCCGAATTAAGCGGATCTATCCTGGCTTCGGGCTCCACAGCACTACAGCCGCTCGTAGAGCAGGTAGCAGAGAAATTCATGGATGCTAATGCAGGTGTAGATATTCAGGTTCAAGGCGGCGGTAGCGGCACTGGTCTGACACAAGTGGCTGAGAAGCAAGTCGATATCGGTAACTCCGACGTATTCGCAGAAGAGAAATTGAAAGATGCTGATGCTGAAAAAGCGGCAGCACTCGTTGATCATCAGGTAGCCGTAGTAGCCATCGCTGCTGTAAGCAATCCGGATGCAGGTGTAGATACACTGACTAAGCAGCAGCTGATTGACATCTTCACTGGTAAAATCACGAACTGGAGCGAAGTTGGCGGTGCTGACCAGGCGATCCAGATCATCAACCGTCCGGCAAGCTCGGGTACACGCGCAACCTTCGAGAGCTTCGCACTTGGTACCAAAACTGAAGACCTGCCAGGATCAATCCAAGAGGATTCCTCCGGTACTGTTAAGAAGATCATCGGCGAAACACCAGGAGCTATCGGTTATCTGGCACTGTCTTACCTGGATGATTCCGTTAAAACTTTGAGCTACGACGGTGTTGAGCCTTCCGTAGACAATGTAATTGCAGGTAAGTATCCGGTATGGGCTTATGAGCACATGTATACTAACGGTGAACCTAATGAAACGGTAAAAGCTTTCCTCGACTACTTCCTGACTGATGAAGTACAGACTGGCGATGTTGTAGAGCTTGGTTACATTCCGGCTTCGCAGATGCAGGTATCCCGTGATGTAGCAGGAACTGTAACAGCCAAGTAA
- the pstA gene encoding phosphate ABC transporter permease PstA produces MKPRTADKIATAIIVTFALLIVAILVGLLGYILIRGMSHISWDFLTSAPQKIRAGGGVGPQLFNSLFLLVLTLIITIPLGLGAGIFMAEYARPGRLTNFIRLVVEVLSSFPSIIVGLFGLLLIVNTFNLGFSLISGALALTFFNLPLMVRITEQAFRTVPKQQKEAGFALGLSKWKIVTSVLLPVALPTIITGTILSAGRVFGEAAALMFTAGMSSPRLDFSNWNPLSPSSPLNPFRPAETLAVHIWKVNSEGLAPDAIQIAAGASAVLVITVLIFNLAARYFGRFIYRKLTASKRMN; encoded by the coding sequence TTGAAGCCGAGAACTGCAGACAAAATTGCCACTGCTATTATTGTAACGTTCGCTTTACTTATCGTAGCTATTCTGGTTGGCCTGCTCGGATATATTCTCATCCGCGGCATGAGTCATATCAGCTGGGACTTCCTGACTTCGGCACCGCAGAAGATCCGTGCAGGAGGCGGGGTAGGACCGCAGCTGTTCAACTCCTTGTTCCTGCTGGTCCTGACCCTGATCATTACTATACCGCTTGGACTGGGTGCGGGAATCTTCATGGCAGAATATGCACGTCCCGGCAGGCTGACTAACTTCATCCGTCTGGTTGTGGAAGTGTTATCCTCATTCCCGTCCATCATCGTCGGTCTGTTCGGTCTCTTGCTGATCGTCAATACCTTCAATCTCGGGTTCTCGCTGATCTCGGGAGCGCTCGCGCTTACCTTCTTCAATCTTCCGCTGATGGTCCGTATTACCGAGCAGGCCTTCCGCACGGTACCTAAGCAGCAGAAGGAAGCCGGCTTCGCCCTTGGACTATCCAAATGGAAGATTGTTACCTCCGTACTGCTCCCGGTCGCTCTGCCGACGATCATCACAGGAACGATCCTGTCCGCCGGACGCGTATTCGGTGAAGCGGCAGCTTTGATGTTCACGGCGGGGATGAGCAGTCCGCGCCTGGATTTCAGCAACTGGAATCCGCTTAGTCCTTCTTCACCCCTGAACCCGTTCCGTCCGGCAGAAACGCTGGCGGTGCATATCTGGAAGGTCAACAGTGAAGGCCTGGCACCTGATGCGATTCAGATCGCTGCTGGTGCTTCAGCGGTGCTGGTAATTACTGTATTAATATTTAATTTGGCGGCACGTTACTTCGGCAGATTCATCTACCGCAAGCTTACCGCTTCCAAGAGAATGAACTAG
- the pstC gene encoding phosphate ABC transporter permease subunit PstC, whose amino-acid sequence MVGRIYMSFCVMLLIVIIVSMVYFVASKGIANFVNGEVKVSEFLFGTKWSPEADTPSYGAFPFISGSFLVTLLAALIASPLSICAALFMTEIVPGWGKKLLQPVIELLSGIPSVVYGFVGLSVIVPFLRNTLPGQGIGVAAGALVLSVMILPTITSVAADALASLPQNLKESSFALGATRWQTISRVILPTTFPAIMTGVVLGMARAFGEALAVQMVIGNAPFVPRSLFESASTLTSVITLGMGNTTMGSPQNNALWSMALVLMLMTFVFVLLVRMLERRNKI is encoded by the coding sequence ATGGTCGGACGTATTTATATGTCCTTTTGTGTAATGCTATTGATCGTCATTATTGTTTCAATGGTATATTTCGTAGCGTCTAAAGGGATTGCCAACTTTGTAAACGGTGAAGTGAAGGTTTCCGAGTTCCTGTTCGGCACAAAATGGTCGCCTGAAGCAGACACACCTTCCTATGGAGCTTTTCCGTTCATCTCCGGCTCCTTCCTGGTTACGCTGCTTGCCGCGCTTATCGCTAGTCCGCTTAGCATCTGCGCCGCATTATTCATGACTGAGATCGTCCCTGGCTGGGGCAAAAAACTGCTGCAGCCGGTTATTGAGCTGCTCTCAGGCATTCCATCCGTCGTATACGGATTCGTAGGCTTAAGTGTTATTGTGCCTTTTCTGCGGAATACTCTGCCCGGTCAGGGCATCGGGGTTGCTGCAGGCGCGCTAGTGCTGTCGGTAATGATCCTGCCGACCATTACCAGCGTGGCTGCAGACGCGCTTGCTTCTTTGCCGCAAAACTTGAAAGAATCCTCCTTTGCGCTCGGTGCCACACGCTGGCAGACGATCTCCCGTGTCATTCTTCCAACGACCTTCCCGGCTATTATGACGGGTGTGGTATTGGGGATGGCCCGTGCATTCGGTGAAGCACTGGCTGTACAGATGGTTATCGGTAATGCTCCTTTTGTACCCCGTTCACTGTTTGAATCTGCGTCCACACTGACCAGTGTAATTACGCTGGGCATGGGTAACACGACGATGGGTTCACCGCAGAACAACGCGCTGTGGAGCATGGCCCTGGTGCTGATGCTGATGACCTTTGTATTCGTACTGCTTGTTAGAATGCTCGAAAGGAGAAATAAAATTTGA